GAAGAATCAGAGGTCCATGAAGCAGAAACCGTCGAAGAAGAATCTCAGGCTTCCGAACCCGAGGAAACGAATCCCGGTGAAGTCGATGCAGATTCGACAGTCAGCGGCTGGGAGGCCATGAAGCAGAAACTGATGTCAGGGCAGGGAGTGGATGTCTCCATGGATCTGGCACGCAAGGATGCCCCCAAACCGAAACCACAAGTGAAACCGGAAACTCCCGCCAGCTTGCTATTGAAATCAGAGCCAGCTGATTCTGTTGGTCGTACGCTGGCAAGCTATAAACCTCCGATTCCAGAAGCCCCTTCAGAAATTGATGAAGAGTCGGCCTCACCAGATCAACTGGTCGCAGCGATTCGTGAACGAGATCAGTATATCAGCGCATTAATCAAACGCTTGCGCGAAGCAGAAACAGCCGTCATCCCCGTCAACTGGGATCAACTGAATAATGCCCCCGCTGAGCTATTGGAACAGTTACAGACCTTGCATCACGATCTGGAACACAGTCTGGGGCTGGCCGAGGTAGAGATTTCCATTGAGCGCGCCCGTCTGTCACGCACTCAGTCGATGTTGCAGAGCCGTGAAGAACAGATTCGTAAAAAAGAAAAACAATTGGGTCTGAACCTGGAACGCAGCGAGCAAGAAGAAGTCCCGGCGGAAAAGCCTTTGAATGACGACCAGAAAAAACGCTGGCTCGGCTTTCTAAACTAGTGGAGTGTCATTTTTAAATTTTGGGTTGATCGATATCAAGAGAGTGCGACAACGGAGCACGTGAACAACACACCCCAACCCTCCATTTGTAGCTTGACAAAGCACTAGAGAGCATCACATTTAACCATAGCGTCTCTCGATCTATCATACTCGATCCAAATGCCCCTGAGACGCTACAGTAAAACTGGACACAGGCAAAAAGTGAACTCGCTTGGTTCAAACGCGCAAACCATTGCCCCTGAAGTTCTGCTTCAGGGAACCTGTTTTCCCCGTTGATGTTTTTGCTGCGCAACACCGGTTTTTTCGGCCCACTGCAGCCAGTCTGCTTTCATCTGCGCGACACGGTCGGGGTATTCCGATGCGAGATTCTTGGTCTCGGTACGGTCCTGTTCCAGATCGTACAGTTCCCAGCGATTGATGGTACGGTCTGCTACCAGTTTCCATTTCCCCTGACGTACAGCCTGATTATTTCTCAGTTCCCAGAACAGGGAAGCATGGGGCTTGCGTGTTTCTCCCCGAAGGATGGGCACAATACTTTTTCCATCGACGGGGAGGATTTTGTGAGCTTGAAACGTCGTCGGGTATTCGGTTTCTGCCAGTTCGACACAGGTGGGCATGACATCGATGATATGAGCCGGCTGACGAGTGAGGGAATCTGCCTGGATCTTGCCGGGCCAGCGCACGATTAACGGCGTCGAAATGCCCCCTTCGTGCATCCACGTCTTAAAGCGGCGAAACGGTGTATTCTGCGGAAAGGCCCAGCTCGGACCACAGGTGGTATAATATTCTTTGAGACCGGGAATCTGCTCTGGATTCGCTCCGCCGGGCTCGCTGGCATCGGGTCCATTATCGGAGAGAAACATGACAACCGTATTGTCGTCCACACCGGTCTCTTTCAATGTCGCCATCAGGCGGCCGATATTCTGATCCATACAATCAATCATCGCTGCGTAGACTTCCATGCGTCGTTCCTGCCAGTCGCGCGGATACTTGTCCTGTTCCCAGTCGGCTGATTCCGGGTCGCGGGCCGGCAGTTTCCAGCTGGGATCGACGAGCCCCATTTTTGACTGTCGCTGATAACGTTCATTGCGTAATGTTTCCCAGCCGGCTGCATAACGTCCCTTATATTTTGCAATATCTTTCGGCTTCGCATGCAGGGGATAATGCGGGGCGGTGTAGCAGAGATGCAGGAAGAAAGGTTTGTCAGTCTCGGAATAGGTTTTGATTTCCTGAATCGCGTGATCAGTAAAGGCATCGGTTGTGTAAAAGTTTTCGGGGAACTCGGTGATGCGCGTGGTGTTTTCAGCGAAGAAGCGGGAACCGTCTCCTGTGATCCCCCGTTTGAATTTCGGGTCGCGATAGTAGGGATCAAAAAAATTACAGCAGCCATCCAGCAGGCCATAAAAATCCTGGAACCCACGATAAACAGGGTGAGTCGATTCGGTTCGCCCCAGATGCCATTTTCCGCTGAGTGCCGTCTGGTAGCCCGCCTGCTGCAGAACTTCGCCGATCGTCACCATGTTGCGGTTCAGATGCGGTCGGGGATAGCGGGGATACAGGCCGGTCACCAGTGAAGCACGCGTCGTCCAGCAGACAGCATTGTTATAGAACTGGGTAAATCGCAGCCCCTCTTTCGCCATGCGATCCAGGTTGGGTGTCTGCACTTCACCGCCGTAACAGCCGATGTCCGACCAGCCCATGTCATCGCACATAATCAAAATGATATTGGGGCGTTTATCTTTTTCTGCTGCCTGAACTGTCGATTGAAAGTCA
The sequence above is a segment of the Gimesia algae genome. Coding sequences within it:
- a CDS encoding arylsulfatase, whose amino-acid sequence is MKLCTALLLALLLLSDFQSTVQAAEKDKRPNIILIMCDDMGWSDIGCYGGEVQTPNLDRMAKEGLRFTQFYNNAVCWTTRASLVTGLYPRYPRPHLNRNMVTIGEVLQQAGYQTALSGKWHLGRTESTHPVYRGFQDFYGLLDGCCNFFDPYYRDPKFKRGITGDGSRFFAENTTRITEFPENFYTTDAFTDHAIQEIKTYSETDKPFFLHLCYTAPHYPLHAKPKDIAKYKGRYAAGWETLRNERYQRQSKMGLVDPSWKLPARDPESADWEQDKYPRDWQERRMEVYAAMIDCMDQNIGRLMATLKETGVDDNTVVMFLSDNGPDASEPGGANPEQIPGLKEYYTTCGPSWAFPQNTPFRRFKTWMHEGGISTPLIVRWPGKIQADSLTRQPAHIIDVMPTCVELAETEYPTTFQAHKILPVDGKSIVPILRGETRKPHASLFWELRNNQAVRQGKWKLVADRTINRWELYDLEQDRTETKNLASEYPDRVAQMKADWLQWAEKTGVAQQKHQRGKQVP